A window of the Apostichopus japonicus isolate 1M-3 chromosome 8, ASM3797524v1, whole genome shotgun sequence genome harbors these coding sequences:
- the LOC139970811 gene encoding protein SpAN-like has translation MKISLVFVIGIFLVVGGYVLERDEDQMEDRRLTEAIREMTEELDELKASGSNSEMDEGGYDGDMMLDDDQWEMVRASVEDGSQVDKRKAIADLTKRWPNAEIPYYVNPDVESYYGTDIASVIANYEAQTCLDFIKHTTAPSGGYVNVKSGSGCASKVGYKNTNRNLFLNLGSCKPRISHEFGHAIGLKHEHERPDRDTYIQVRTENIKSGFENAFNKLTSTTINTYNVPYDYKSVMHYESDTFSSNGEPTIVSTNPMDMIDLGANTLPNFSDIKIINLMYDCSSGCSVVTCNNGGYQDNTCACVCPPGWTGSSCSTSVTLPDECKNYLTGASGSASSENYPSNYPQDHTCQWHIKGTAAGQTITVSFQDFVLEDPYGGVCDDDYLQIRTTDLFFGGDKYCGTSGPSTQVVTSSSSPPEMLIFFQSDTNTVVKKGFQFTYTIS, from the exons atgaaGATTTCTTTAGTTTTCGTCATCGGCATTTTTCTGGTTGTCGGTGGGTACGTCTTAGAG AGAGACGAAGACCAAATGGAAGATAGACGTTTAACCG AAGCCATTCGCGAGATGACTGAAGAACTGGATGAACTGAAAGCAAGCGGGTCCAACTCCGAGATGGATGAAGGAGGCTATGATGGGGACATGATGCTAGATGATGACCAATGGGAGATGGTACGGGCATCAGTTGAAGACGGTTCTCAAGTCGACAAGAGGAAGGCTATTGCAGATTTGACTAAACGTTGGCCGAATGCAGAAATTCCATACTACGTCAACCCAGACGTTG AGTCCTACTACGGAACAGATATCGCCAGCGTTATTGCGAACTATGAAGCACAAACATGTCTCGATTTTATCAAGCACACAACGGCCCCATCTGGTGGATACGTTAATGTTAAAAGTGGATCAGG GTGTGCTTCGAAAGTTGGATACAAGAATACAAACCGAAATCTTTTCCTGAATTTGGGCAGTTGCAAACCT cgAATTTCCCACGAGTTTGGCCACGCCATTGGCTTGAAACATGAACATGAGCGACCGGACAGAGACACATACATCCAAGTACGAACTGAAAACATCAAGAGTGGATTCGAAAACGCTTTCAATAAGTTAACCAGTACCACCATCAACACCTACAACGTACCTTACGATTACAAATCAGTCATGCACTATGAATCTGAT ACTTTTTCCAGCAACGGTGAACCAACGATTGTTTCAACCAACCCTATGGACATGATTGACTTAGGAGCAAATACTCTACCTAATTTCAGTGACATCAAAATAATCAATTTGATGTATGACTGCAGTA GCGGTTGTAGTGTTGTGACGTGTAATAATGGGGGATATCAGGACAATACTTGTGCCTGTGTTTGCCCACCTGGCTGGACCGGAAGTAGCTGTTCTACATCAGTGACACTTCCGG ACGAATGCAAAAACTATCTGACTGGTGCATCTGGATCGGCTAGCTCTGAAAATTACCCCAGTAACTATCCTCAGGATCACACCTGCCAGTGGCATATCAAG GGCACAGCTGCGGGACAAACAATAACGGTCTCATTCCAAGACTTTGTGTTAGAAGATCCATATGGTGGTGTATGCGATGATGACTACCTCCAAATACGGACAACAGATTTATTCTTCGGAGGGGACAA GTATTGTGGTACTTCCGGTCCCAGCACGCAGGTTGTGACGTCATCTTCCAGTCCACCTGAAATGCTGATATTTTTCCAGTCGGACACAAACACCGTGGTGAAGAAAGGATTCCAGTTCACTTACACCATCTCCTAA